In one Alphaproteobacteria bacterium genomic region, the following are encoded:
- the secY gene encoding preprotein translocase subunit SecY, with protein sequence MSSAIEQFASSISLKTFTKAEDLKKRIWFTLAALVIYRLGTYIPLPGINPDVIAEFIQRNAGGFFGMLDMFSGGAIGRMTIFSLMIMPYISSSIIIQLMTSVSPHLEALKKEGESGRRKINQYTRYGTVFLASIQAYGIAVGLEKMTGGTGASAVLDPGIFFRLTTMITLTGGTLFIMWLGEQITSRGIGNGISLLIYAGIVANLPQSVFRTIELGRTGSLSFLLILGILFMVAVVIGYVVFVERAQRRILIQYPKRQAAPDRPAAAQTTHLPLKLNSAGVIPPIFASALLLFPATIAGFSSGGAPDTWLGTIALYLNHGTALYMSLYVFMIVFFAFFYTAIVFNPAETAENLRKMGAYVPGVRPGPSTANYIDYILTRLTAVGALYLASVCIIPEFIITRVGSLPFYLGGTSILIVVSVTIDTINQVQSHLLAHQYEGLIRKSRGKGRR encoded by the coding sequence ATGTCTTCTGCAATCGAACAGTTTGCATCCAGCATAAGTTTAAAAACTTTCACTAAAGCAGAAGATTTAAAAAAAAGAATCTGGTTTACTTTAGCAGCGCTTGTTATTTATCGCCTTGGTACGTATATACCATTACCTGGTATTAATCCGGATGTAATTGCAGAATTTATTCAAAGAAACGCCGGTGGTTTCTTTGGTATGCTTGATATGTTTTCAGGTGGTGCTATTGGTCGTATGACCATATTCTCCTTAATGATCATGCCTTACATTTCCTCTAGCATCATCATTCAATTAATGACATCCGTTTCCCCTCATCTTGAGGCTTTAAAGAAAGAAGGGGAGTCTGGACGACGTAAAATCAACCAATACACACGATATGGTACAGTGTTTTTAGCAAGTATCCAAGCTTATGGAATTGCCGTGGGTTTAGAAAAAATGACTGGAGGAACTGGCGCTAGTGCTGTCCTTGATCCAGGTATATTTTTCCGTCTGACAACCATGATTACCCTTACAGGGGGTACACTATTTATTATGTGGTTGGGTGAACAAATCACATCACGAGGTATTGGAAACGGAATTTCTCTCTTAATTTACGCTGGTATCGTTGCAAACCTTCCTCAGTCAGTGTTTAGGACAATAGAATTGGGTAGAACAGGTTCATTATCTTTTCTTCTTATATTGGGTATCCTTTTTATGGTCGCTGTTGTTATTGGGTATGTTGTTTTTGTCGAAAGAGCCCAAAGACGCATTTTAATCCAGTATCCGAAGCGCCAAGCAGCCCCGGATCGTCCTGCTGCGGCCCAGACGACTCATTTGCCCTTAAAGCTTAACAGTGCTGGTGTTATCCCTCCAATTTTCGCATCAGCGTTGTTGTTGTTTCCCGCAACTATTGCTGGCTTTTCTTCGGGAGGAGCTCCTGATACATGGTTGGGTACAATTGCTTTGTATTTGAATCATGGGACAGCATTGTATATGAGTTTATATGTCTTTATGATCGTGTTTTTTGCATTCTTTTATACGGCGATTGTTTTTAATCCCGCTGAGACAGCAGAAAACTTAAGAAAAATGGGTGCTTATGTTCCAGGGGTTCGCCCTGGGCCCAGCACTGCAAACTATATCGATTATATTTTGACAAGATTAACGGCTGTTGGAGCGTTGTATTTAGCCTCTGTTTGTATTATTCCTGAATTTATTATTACGCGGGTTGGGTCTTTGCCTTTCTACCTTGGTGGAACAAGTATATTAATTGTTGTAAGTGTCACTATTGATACCATCAATCAGGTTCAATCTCATTTGTTGGCACATCAATATGAAGGTTTAATTCGTAAATCTCGAGGGAAGGGAAGACGGTAA
- the rplR gene encoding 50S ribosomal protein L18: MVLAKKSQDRRKQRIRTKLRKVNSGRLRLTVYRSNSNIYAQIIDDEKASTLATASTVDKDIKKAIKNGSNKEAAVAVGQLIAKRATKAGISEVYFDRSGYLYHGRVKALADAARENGLSF, encoded by the coding sequence ATGGTATTAGCAAAAAAATCACAGGACAGACGAAAGCAAAGAATACGTACAAAGTTACGCAAAGTTAACTCAGGGCGTCTTAGGCTTACAGTATATCGTTCTAATTCTAATATATATGCACAGATCATTGATGATGAGAAAGCTTCAACGCTTGCCACTGCATCAACCGTGGATAAAGATATAAAGAAGGCAATTAAAAATGGTAGTAATAAGGAAGCAGCAGTAGCTGTTGGCCAGTTAATTGCTAAAAGGGCCACAAAAGCAGGCATCAGTGAAGTATATTTTGACCGATCCGGATATTTATATCACGGAAGAGTTAAAGCGCTAGCAGATGCAGCACGTGAAAATGGACTAAGCTTTTAG
- the rplO gene encoding 50S ribosomal protein L15: MKLNQIRDNLGARTKKKLLGRGIGSGLGKTSGRGGKGQTARSGVALNGFEGGQNPIYRRLPKRGFVNIHAMRMFELTFDKINLLIKNKKIDPSKPIDRDVLIQSRVMKKWFDGISLIATGKLEQKVTLEITRASAPAKESVEKLGGTIKFA, from the coding sequence ATAAAGTTAAATCAAATTAGAGATAATTTAGGCGCCCGAACCAAGAAGAAGCTTCTTGGTCGCGGTATTGGATCTGGTTTAGGCAAAACCTCAGGACGCGGCGGTAAAGGTCAGACGGCCCGTTCGGGTGTTGCTTTAAACGGTTTTGAAGGTGGTCAAAACCCGATTTATCGTAGGCTTCCTAAAAGAGGCTTCGTAAATATTCATGCCATGCGGATGTTTGAACTTACTTTTGACAAAATCAATTTACTGATTAAGAACAAAAAAATAGATCCATCTAAGCCAATAGATCGTGATGTCTTGATTCAGTCGAGAGTTATGAAAAAGTGGTTTGATGGTATTAGTTTAATCGCAACAGGCAAACTAGAGCAAAAAGTGACTTTGGAGATAACGCGTGCATCAGCGCCAGCAAAAGAGTCTGTTGAAAAGCTAGGTGGTACCATTAAATTTGCGTGA
- the rpsQ gene encoding 30S ribosomal protein S17, whose translation MPCRILKGQVVSDASHKTIIVRVEKSVKHPVYKKYITRSCKYAAHDPENLHKTGDTVRIIECRPISKTKKWHVMDETNTKEVKAPKL comes from the coding sequence ATGCCATGTCGTATATTAAAGGGCCAAGTTGTTAGTGATGCAAGTCACAAGACAATTATTGTTCGGGTAGAAAAAAGTGTAAAGCATCCAGTTTATAAGAAGTACATTACACGTTCTTGTAAATATGCAGCCCATGATCCGGAGAATCTTCATAAAACAGGAGATACCGTAAGAATAATTGAGTGTAGGCCTATTTCTAAGACGAAAAAATGGCATGTTATGGATGAAACGAATACAAAAGAAGTAAAGGCTCCAAAGCTATGA
- the rplE gene encoding 50S ribosomal protein L5 gives MARLLDIYKETIRPQLMKDFNYKNVLEVPKLDKIVINACVGEATQDSKKLQTVIDELMAITGQKPIVTTAKKSIAQFKLREGMQIGAKVTLRKERMYEFMDRLINIALPRVRDFRGLSAKSFDGHGNYAMGVKEQIIFPEVDYDKVDKVRGFDVIICTTAKTDAEGLALLKALNVPFIQFKD, from the coding sequence ATGGCACGGCTATTAGATATATATAAAGAAACAATTAGACCTCAGTTAATGAAGGACTTTAATTACAAAAATGTACTTGAAGTGCCTAAACTGGATAAAATTGTTATCAATGCATGCGTTGGCGAAGCAACACAAGATAGCAAAAAGTTGCAAACGGTTATTGATGAGTTGATGGCTATAACAGGTCAAAAACCAATTGTTACAACAGCAAAGAAATCAATAGCTCAATTTAAACTGCGTGAAGGTATGCAAATCGGTGCAAAAGTTACCTTGCGCAAAGAAAGAATGTACGAATTTATGGACCGTCTCATAAATATCGCTTTGCCACGGGTAAGAGATTTTAGAGGACTATCTGCAAAAAGTTTTGATGGTCACGGAAATTATGCTATGGGTGTTAAAGAACAAATTATTTTCCCAGAAGTGGATTATGATAAAGTTGATAAAGTTCGTGGTTTTGATGTGATTATTTGTACAACGGCAAAAACAGATGCGGAAGGCCTAGCCTTGTTAAAGGCTTTAAATGTTCCGTTTATACAATTTAAGGATTAA
- the rpsN gene encoding 30S ribosomal protein S14, with protein sequence MAKQGSIEKNNRRKRLVKQAEGRRSALKKIISTKDAPIEDRIMATLKLAEMPRNSSRTRVRNRCLLTGRPRGYHRKFSLSRIALRDLGSAGLIPGIIKSSW encoded by the coding sequence ATGGCAAAACAAGGCTCAATTGAAAAGAACAATAGGCGCAAACGCTTGGTAAAACAAGCTGAAGGTCGCCGTAGTGCATTAAAGAAGATTATTTCAACTAAAGATGCACCCATAGAAGATAGAATTATGGCAACATTGAAACTTGCTGAAATGCCCCGTAATAGTTCAAGGACACGCGTACGTAATCGATGTTTGTTGACAGGGCGTCCTCGTGGGTATCATAGAAAGTTTAGTCTTTCAAGAATTGCTTTGAGAGATTTGGGTTCAGCTGGATTAATTCCAGGTATTATTAAGTCGAGTTGGTAA
- the rplF gene encoding 50S ribosomal protein L6, producing MSRVGKNPVNVPSGVTITINANVIEAQGKMGKDSYQFPDSVSIERTDTSIVVKPRNNEKTSRMMWGTAQRRIANMVSAVDNGATVNLELSGVGYRASVQGSKLVLQLGYSHDVEYPIPQGIVVKCEKPTSISITGPSKQMVGQMAAEIRSYRIPEPYKGKGVIRQGEFVVRKEGKKK from the coding sequence ATGTCTCGTGTAGGGAAAAATCCTGTAAATGTGCCGTCTGGTGTTACAATAACAATTAACGCCAATGTGATTGAAGCACAAGGGAAAATGGGTAAGGATTCTTATCAGTTTCCGGATAGTGTTTCAATTGAACGTACAGATACTTCAATTGTGGTAAAGCCACGCAACAATGAAAAAACATCCCGTATGATGTGGGGCACTGCTCAACGCCGTATTGCGAATATGGTTTCAGCCGTCGATAACGGCGCTACTGTTAATTTAGAGCTTAGTGGTGTTGGTTATAGAGCTTCAGTGCAAGGGTCAAAACTTGTTCTACAATTGGGCTATAGTCATGATGTAGAATATCCAATACCCCAAGGGATCGTTGTTAAGTGCGAAAAGCCAACATCTATCTCTATTACAGGCCCGAGTAAGCAAATGGTTGGACAAATGGCAGCTGAAATTCGATCCTATCGTATACCAGAGCCTTACAAAGGCAAAGGCGTCATACGTCAAGGTGAATTTGTCGTCAGAAAAGAAGGTAAGAAGAAATAG
- the rpmD gene encoding 50S ribosomal protein L30: protein MIIIKQIGSPIRRDPRQVLYLKSLGLGKLNRIRQVIDNPSTRGLLDKLRHMVVVTEQ from the coding sequence ATGATCATTATTAAACAAATTGGAAGCCCAATTCGCAGAGATCCACGTCAGGTCCTTTATCTTAAGTCCCTTGGTTTGGGTAAGTTAAACAGAATTCGTCAAGTTATAGATAATCCTTCAACGCGAGGATTGCTTGATAAACTACGACATATGGTTGTGGTTACTGAACAATAA
- the rplX gene encoding 50S ribosomal protein L24, whose protein sequence is MTAVKFKIRKGDTVIVRTGRDKGKKGEVLSVVKDDAKIFVKGINSVKRHTKATQTNAGGIVQKELPIHISNVALIDPKDGSFTKTGFKFQKDGTKVRYAKKSGETL, encoded by the coding sequence ATGACGGCAGTAAAATTTAAAATTCGCAAGGGCGATACAGTTATTGTACGAACAGGACGAGATAAGGGAAAAAAGGGTGAAGTATTAAGCGTCGTTAAGGATGATGCAAAAATATTTGTGAAAGGTATTAACAGCGTAAAGCGCCACACAAAGGCGACACAAACTAATGCTGGCGGTATTGTTCAAAAGGAATTGCCAATTCATATTTCAAATGTTGCCCTTATTGATCCAAAGGATGGGTCTTTTACAAAGACGGGCTTTAAATTTCAAAAAGATGGTACAAAAGTTAGATATGCTAAAAAGAGTGGCGAAACACTTTAA
- the rpsH gene encoding 30S ribosomal protein S8 has product MNINDPIGDMLTRIRNGQRVGKKSVESPSSNMRKRVLEVLQNEGYIRNYRSEVVRKGIEKIIIELKYNEGQPVIESIGRASKPGRRLYCAVRKLTSHHSGLGISILSTSKGVMSDIDARAQGVGGEIICQVF; this is encoded by the coding sequence ATGAATATAAATGATCCAATTGGTGACATGTTAACCCGTATTCGTAATGGACAACGTGTCGGAAAGAAATCAGTAGAATCGCCTTCTTCAAATATGCGTAAGCGTGTTTTAGAGGTCCTTCAAAATGAAGGCTACATCAGAAATTATCGATCAGAAGTTGTCCGTAAAGGCATCGAAAAGATTATAATTGAATTGAAGTATAATGAAGGGCAACCCGTCATCGAATCCATCGGACGGGCATCAAAACCAGGTAGGCGCTTATATTGCGCTGTTAGAAAGCTTACAAGCCATCATAGTGGTCTTGGAATTAGCATTTTATCTACCTCAAAAGGGGTAATGTCTGATATTGATGCAAGAGCTCAAGGTGTCGGTGGTGAAATAATCTGTCAAGTATTTTAA
- the rpsC gene encoding 30S ribosomal protein S3, with amino-acid sequence MGQKVNPISLRLGINKTWDSRWYAEKDYATLLHQDFAIRKYLMDNLQQAGISRVIIERPAKKARLSIYTARPGVLIGKKGADIEKLKQKLSDISKTEVTINIVEVRKPELDAKLIADGIAQQIEKRVSFRRAMKRAMQSALRLGALGIRINCSGRLGGAEIARMEWYREGRVPLHTFRSDIDYGLGVAKTTYGTCGIKVWVYKGEILEHDPMAHEKRLIEGTTAR; translated from the coding sequence ATGGGGCAAAAAGTAAACCCTATCAGTTTAAGATTAGGTATCAATAAAACCTGGGATTCACGCTGGTACGCAGAAAAAGATTATGCAACACTATTGCATCAAGATTTTGCAATTCGTAAGTATCTTATGGATAATTTGCAACAAGCAGGTATTTCACGTGTGATTATTGAGCGCCCTGCTAAAAAGGCTCGCTTAAGCATATATACAGCCCGTCCCGGTGTTCTTATCGGGAAAAAGGGTGCAGATATTGAGAAGTTAAAGCAAAAGCTTTCAGACATCTCAAAAACAGAAGTAACGATCAATATCGTTGAAGTTCGCAAACCGGAACTTGATGCAAAGTTAATTGCTGATGGTATTGCGCAACAAATTGAGAAACGAGTGTCTTTTCGCAGAGCCATGAAGCGTGCGATGCAATCTGCGTTACGTCTTGGTGCTTTAGGAATTAGAATTAATTGCTCTGGCCGCCTTGGTGGGGCTGAGATTGCTCGTATGGAATGGTATCGTGAAGGAAGAGTTCCCTTACATACATTCCGTTCTGATATAGATTATGGATTAGGTGTCGCAAAAACGACATATGGTACTTGTGGTATTAAGGTGTGGGTGTATAAAGGTGAAATCTTGGAGCATGATCCAATGGCTCACGAAAAAAGACTCATCGAAGGCACAACCGCTCGGTAA
- the rpsE gene encoding 30S ribosomal protein S5 produces the protein MAKPTNTEKNTKEENELIEKLVSVRRVTKVVKGGKNLRFSALVVIGDGKGKVGFGAGKAREVPDAVRKATEQAKRSMIRVPLREGRTLHHDVKGKFGAGSVNLRMAPAGTGIIAGGPMRAVFEALGLQDVVSKSVGTSNYYNVVRATFNALTNMTSPRQIAEKLGRKVPEIVARRDAALARR, from the coding sequence ATGGCTAAACCAACCAATACAGAAAAGAATACCAAGGAAGAGAACGAGCTGATTGAGAAGCTTGTTAGTGTGCGCCGCGTTACAAAAGTTGTTAAAGGTGGTAAGAATTTACGCTTTTCTGCTCTTGTTGTTATTGGCGATGGTAAAGGCAAAGTTGGATTTGGTGCTGGTAAAGCGCGAGAAGTTCCAGATGCCGTTCGTAAAGCCACAGAACAAGCAAAACGATCAATGATACGCGTTCCTCTTCGAGAGGGAAGAACCCTCCACCATGATGTAAAAGGGAAATTTGGAGCAGGCAGCGTAAATTTGCGGATGGCACCTGCAGGTACTGGTATTATAGCCGGTGGACCAATGCGTGCTGTATTTGAAGCTTTGGGACTTCAGGATGTTGTAAGTAAATCAGTGGGTACATCAAACTACTATAACGTGGTTCGTGCAACATTTAATGCTTTAACAAATATGACATCTCCCAGACAAATTGCAGAAAAGCTTGGCCGTAAGGTTCCTGAAATTGTAGCGCGCCGTGATGCCGCTTTGGCAAGGAGATAA
- the rplP gene encoding 50S ribosomal protein L16, whose product MLAPKKSKYRKAFKGKIHGMAKGGTEVSFGTYGLKALQPERITARQIEAARRAITRHIRRIGKVWIRIFPDVPVSAKPAEVRMGSGKGNPEYQICRVKPGRILFELDGVTAEVAEEAFKLADAKLPIKTKFVKRIG is encoded by the coding sequence ATGTTAGCGCCCAAGAAAAGTAAATACCGTAAGGCGTTTAAGGGAAAAATTCATGGCATGGCCAAGGGTGGTACTGAAGTGAGTTTTGGAACCTACGGATTAAAAGCCTTGCAACCAGAACGTATTACTGCTAGACAAATTGAAGCAGCTCGACGAGCGATAACACGACATATACGTCGTATTGGGAAAGTCTGGATTCGTATTTTTCCAGATGTTCCAGTTTCAGCAAAACCAGCGGAAGTTCGCATGGGTAGCGGAAAAGGAAATCCTGAGTATCAAATTTGTCGGGTAAAGCCGGGTAGAATTTTATTTGAGTTAGATGGTGTTACGGCAGAAGTTGCAGAAGAAGCATTTAAGCTTGCAGACGCAAAGTTGCCCATTAAAACAAAGTTTGTAAAACGTATTGGTTAA
- the rpmC gene encoding 50S ribosomal protein L29 gives MKYQEIVSKTVSQLYDNLYNLKKELLNIRVQRATGTVANTSQIRKNRRDVARIKTRLVQMTNKK, from the coding sequence GTGAAGTATCAGGAAATTGTAAGTAAAACAGTAAGTCAGCTTTACGATAATTTATATAACTTGAAAAAAGAGTTATTAAATATACGCGTCCAAAGAGCAACTGGGACTGTAGCCAATACATCGCAGATACGTAAAAATCGTAGAGATGTAGCGCGCATTAAAACACGCCTCGTCCAAATGACGAATAAGAAATAG
- the rplN gene encoding 50S ribosomal protein L14 — protein MIQVETRLEVADNSGAKEVQCIKVLGGSKRRYASVGDIIVVSIKGALPKGKVKKGDVHRAVVVRTKQAIRRQDGSEIQFDRNAAVLISKQNEPIGTRIFGPVTRELRSVGFMKIISLAPEVL, from the coding sequence ATGATTCAAGTAGAGACAAGGCTGGAGGTTGCAGACAACTCAGGCGCAAAAGAAGTTCAGTGTATTAAGGTGCTTGGTGGATCAAAACGTCGCTATGCATCAGTAGGTGACATTATTGTCGTTTCTATTAAGGGAGCTTTACCAAAGGGTAAAGTTAAAAAAGGCGATGTTCATCGTGCTGTTGTTGTCCGCACCAAACAAGCCATCCGCCGTCAAGACGGTAGTGAAATTCAATTTGATAGAAATGCTGCTGTATTAATAAGCAAACAGAATGAACCAATTGGGACACGTATATTTGGCCCAGTTACGCGTGAACTGCGTTCCGTTGGTTTTATGAAAATTATTTCTTTAGCTCCTGAGGTGTTATAA